The following coding sequences are from one Gammaproteobacteria bacterium window:
- the hrpA gene encoding ATP-dependent RNA helicase HrpA: protein MQGTGNARISAVNIGGRQRNLTQEGTARGAVEALLRELPGCMGRDRERLRHTLLALRKRVLSGEPAGEGLERATAQLEASRARAQERRARVPAIEFPAALPITASLDAIAEAITAHPVTVVCGETGSGKTTQLPKLCLALGRGVTGVIGHTQPRRIAARTVSARIAQELGPQGPSLVGHKVRFSDRTRPETAVKLMTDGILLAEVQSDRQLLAYDTLIVDEAHERSLNIDFLLGYLRRLLPRRPDLRVVVTSATIDPERFSRHFGGAPVIEVPGRTYPVEVRYRPVAGEDDDERDQGLTRAILSGVDELTREGPGDVLVFLPGEREIRETSEALRKHHPPATEILPLYARLGTAEQERVFRPSGARRLVLATNVAETSLTVPGIRYVVDTGLARVSRYSHRTKVQRLPVERISQAAADQRKGRCGRLGPGVCVRLYDEADFALRPAFTDPEILRTNLAAVILRMEALGLGAVDRFPFVDPPDPRFVNDGYRLLAEIGAVDRERRLTPLGRDLARLPVDPRLGRMLLAARDLGCLAEVLIIVSALEVQDPRERPLAARAAADASHREFQVSGSDFLGLLRLWDFYHEQARHLSRAKLRQLCRDRFLSYVRMREWHDTHQQVLLLLHDMGLRTGATPAEPAAIHRALLSGLLGQIGVRREDGSYRGARGTVFHLHPSSGLAGKGPKWVVAAELVETTRVFARNAAAIDPAWVEPLAPEHLIRRHVSDPHWDPDPGEVLAFEDVTLYGLPLVTRRGVHYQGVDPKGARQVFLRSALVEGHYRPPAPFLAHNRALLAEVAGLEERARRRDILVDDEVVFAFYDQRVPDEVASERQLEAWRRGVEPEDPERLFLTRAQLMRHGAQGVGPERFPDSLEAAGGLIPLTYRFELGHEADGVTARVPLVLLPALDPARFDWLVPGLLQEKLTALIRALPRPARRHYVPAPDFARACAEALGPPRGSLHEALGRELLRMTGVPVPPGAWSQVELPAHLRMRFEVLDPGGEVLTSGRDLGHLQAELAEAVLSGLDAAHWPGLPRESGRHWVFGDLPDQVEAVLGGVPVVGYPALWDGATGVSVRVFGSLAEARAVHREGLLRLFLLDLAPQLSAMERRLPRMDTLCLAYGTLGPSPWGAPQGQGEGEGGPCAELRRHVLRVVVERSFLPDASVRSESAYRTRREGGRARMQEVATRVVQQVGETLRLYREAAGRLEALASPALTPAREDVREQLRHLVYRGFVRDTPERWLEHLPRYLKAVLTRLARLPGEVGRDAGRQAVVDRLWGPCREALVELRARRGHDPALEELRWLLEELRVSLFAQEMRTAVPVSPTRLARLWDDLRQRAAPAHNP, encoded by the coding sequence ATGCAGGGGACCGGAAACGCGCGGATCTCGGCTGTGAATATCGGCGGGCGGCAGCGGAACCTTACGCAAGAGGGAACGGCCCGCGGCGCCGTGGAGGCGCTGCTGCGGGAGCTCCCCGGCTGCATGGGGAGAGACCGGGAGCGGTTGCGCCACACCCTGCTCGCGCTGCGCAAGCGGGTCCTCTCGGGGGAGCCTGCCGGCGAGGGCCTGGAGCGGGCCACAGCGCAACTCGAGGCCTCGCGCGCGAGAGCGCAGGAACGGCGCGCCCGGGTGCCGGCCATCGAGTTTCCGGCCGCGCTTCCTATCACGGCCTCCCTCGATGCGATCGCCGAGGCGATCACCGCCCATCCCGTGACGGTCGTGTGTGGCGAGACGGGGTCGGGCAAGACCACCCAGCTGCCCAAGCTCTGCCTCGCCCTCGGGCGCGGCGTCACGGGCGTCATCGGGCACACCCAGCCCCGGCGCATCGCCGCCCGGACGGTCTCTGCCCGGATCGCGCAGGAGCTCGGCCCCCAGGGTCCGAGTCTCGTGGGGCACAAGGTGCGTTTCAGTGACCGGACCCGGCCGGAGACCGCCGTCAAGTTGATGACGGACGGCATCCTGCTGGCCGAGGTCCAGTCCGACCGCCAGCTGCTCGCCTACGACACCCTGATCGTGGACGAGGCCCACGAGCGCAGCCTGAACATCGACTTCCTGCTGGGCTACCTGCGCCGCCTGCTGCCCCGTCGGCCCGACCTGAGGGTCGTCGTCACGTCCGCCACCATCGACCCGGAGCGGTTCTCGCGCCACTTCGGCGGGGCCCCCGTGATCGAGGTCCCGGGGCGCACCTACCCGGTCGAGGTCCGCTACCGGCCGGTCGCCGGCGAGGACGACGACGAGCGCGACCAGGGCCTCACGAGGGCGATCCTGAGCGGGGTCGACGAGTTGACCCGCGAAGGACCAGGGGACGTGCTCGTGTTCCTGCCCGGGGAGCGGGAGATCCGGGAGACCAGCGAGGCCCTGCGCAAGCACCACCCGCCGGCCACCGAGATCCTTCCTCTCTACGCCCGGCTCGGCACGGCGGAGCAGGAACGGGTGTTTCGGCCTTCCGGTGCACGCCGGCTGGTGCTCGCCACGAACGTGGCGGAGACCTCGCTCACCGTTCCCGGGATCCGCTACGTGGTGGACACGGGACTCGCGCGGGTGAGCCGCTACAGCCACCGCACGAAGGTGCAGCGTCTGCCCGTGGAGCGCATCTCCCAGGCCGCCGCGGACCAGCGCAAGGGCCGCTGCGGGCGGTTGGGTCCGGGTGTGTGCGTTCGCCTCTACGACGAGGCCGACTTCGCCCTTCGGCCCGCCTTCACCGACCCCGAGATCCTGCGCACGAATCTGGCGGCCGTCATCCTGCGGATGGAGGCCCTGGGCCTCGGGGCGGTGGACCGGTTCCCGTTCGTGGACCCGCCGGACCCGCGCTTCGTGAACGACGGGTATCGGTTGCTGGCCGAGATCGGGGCGGTGGACCGGGAGCGGCGGCTGACCCCCCTCGGGCGTGACCTCGCGAGGCTTCCGGTCGACCCGCGCCTCGGCCGGATGCTGCTGGCCGCCCGGGATCTGGGTTGCCTCGCGGAGGTGCTCATCATCGTCAGCGCCCTCGAGGTCCAGGACCCGCGCGAGCGCCCGCTCGCCGCGCGGGCGGCGGCCGATGCCTCCCACCGGGAGTTTCAGGTCTCCGGGTCGGACTTCCTCGGCCTGCTCCGGCTCTGGGATTTCTACCACGAGCAGGCGCGCCACCTGTCCCGGGCAAAACTCCGCCAGCTCTGCCGCGACCGTTTCCTCTCCTACGTGCGCATGCGGGAGTGGCACGACACCCACCAGCAGGTCCTCTTGTTGCTGCACGACATGGGACTGCGCACGGGCGCGACCCCGGCCGAGCCTGCGGCCATCCACCGGGCGTTGCTCTCCGGGCTCCTCGGGCAGATCGGGGTCCGGCGCGAGGACGGGAGCTACCGCGGGGCGCGGGGCACGGTCTTCCACCTGCACCCCTCGTCGGGTCTGGCGGGGAAGGGGCCGAAGTGGGTCGTGGCCGCGGAGCTGGTGGAGACCACGCGCGTCTTTGCCCGCAACGCCGCTGCGATCGACCCGGCCTGGGTCGAGCCGCTGGCCCCGGAGCACCTGATCCGGCGGCACGTCTCCGACCCGCACTGGGACCCGGACCCGGGCGAGGTGCTGGCGTTCGAGGACGTGACCCTCTACGGGTTGCCCCTGGTGACGCGCCGGGGCGTGCACTACCAGGGGGTCGACCCGAAGGGGGCGCGGCAGGTGTTCCTGCGCTCGGCCCTCGTGGAAGGGCACTACCGGCCGCCGGCGCCCTTCCTCGCCCACAATCGGGCGCTGCTCGCCGAGGTCGCCGGCCTGGAGGAGCGGGCGCGGAGGCGGGACATCCTGGTGGACGACGAGGTGGTCTTCGCCTTCTACGATCAGCGGGTCCCGGACGAGGTGGCGAGCGAACGTCAGTTGGAGGCCTGGCGCAGGGGCGTCGAGCCCGAGGACCCCGAGCGCCTGTTCCTGACGCGCGCGCAGCTGATGCGTCACGGGGCGCAAGGGGTGGGGCCGGAACGCTTCCCCGACAGCCTCGAGGCGGCCGGCGGGCTCATCCCCCTGACCTACCGGTTCGAGCTGGGCCACGAGGCCGACGGGGTGACCGCGAGGGTGCCGCTGGTGCTGCTGCCCGCGCTCGACCCGGCGCGTTTCGACTGGCTGGTGCCGGGGCTCCTCCAGGAAAAGCTGACGGCGCTCATCCGGGCGTTGCCGCGCCCGGCCCGCCGGCACTACGTTCCCGCCCCCGACTTCGCCCGTGCCTGCGCCGAAGCCCTGGGTCCGCCCCGGGGCTCCCTGCACGAGGCCCTCGGACGGGAGTTGCTGCGCATGACCGGAGTGCCCGTGCCACCGGGCGCCTGGTCCCAGGTGGAGCTGCCCGCCCACCTGCGGATGCGATTCGAGGTGCTGGACCCCGGGGGCGAGGTGCTGACGTCGGGCCGGGACCTGGGGCACCTGCAGGCCGAGCTTGCCGAGGCCGTCCTCTCCGGCCTGGACGCGGCCCACTGGCCGGGCCTCCCGCGCGAGAGCGGGCGGCACTGGGTGTTCGGGGACCTGCCGGATCAGGTCGAGGCCGTCCTCGGGGGCGTGCCGGTCGTCGGCTACCCCGCGCTGTGGGACGGGGCGACGGGCGTGTCGGTGCGCGTCTTCGGCTCGCTGGCCGAGGCCCGGGCGGTCCACCGGGAGGGGCTCCTGCGCCTCTTCCTGCTGGATCTGGCGCCGCAGCTCAGCGCCATGGAGCGCCGTCTGCCGCGGATGGACACCCTGTGCCTCGCCTACGGCACGCTAGGGCCGTCGCCCTGGGGCGCGCCCCAGGGTCAGGGCGAGGGGGAGGGTGGACCCTGTGCCGAGCTCCGGCGCCACGTCCTGCGCGTGGTCGTGGAACGCAGCTTCCTGCCCGACGCGAGTGTGCGATCGGAGAGCGCCTACCGCACGCGCAGGGAGGGAGGACGGGCGCGGATGCAGGAGGTGGCAACCCGGGTCGTCCAGCAGGTCGGGGAGACGTTGAGGCTGTACCGGGAGGCCGCGGGGCGGCTCGAGGCGCTCGCATCACCCGCGCTGACCCCGGCGCGCGAGGACGTCCGCGAGCAATTGCGGCATCTGGTGTACCGCGGGTTCGTGCGCGACACCCCCGAGCGCTGGCTCGAGCACCTGCCGCGCTACCTGAAGGCCGTGCTCACCCGCCTCGCGCGCCTGCCCGGGGAGGTCGGCCGGGACGCAGGGCGCCAGGCCGTCGTCGACAGACTGTGGGGGCCCTGCCGCGAGGCCCTCGTGGAGCTCCGCGCACGGCGGGGACACGACCCCGCGCTCGAGGAGCTGCGCTGGCTCCTCGAGGAGCTCCGGGTGTCCCTGTTCGCCCAGGAGATGCGGACCGCCGTGCCCGTGTCGCCCACCCGCCTGGCAAGGCTGTGGGACGACTTGCGGCAGCGGGCCGCCCCTGCCCACAATCCGTAA
- a CDS encoding GGDEF domain-containing protein, producing MTEAQCPAQAASAESAYTAEQMRESRTQSVTDALTRVMNRRAFDRTLGQAIEEARGNPLCLVMVNIDHFKRINDTFGHLVGNKVLSVIAELLGKGVKGRDTVARYGGEEFALILPDTPLDGARSVAEAVRKTIERSRLKRTDTGEPVGVVTVSLGVGRHRHGESAEDLVHRCGIALRQAKRSGRNRVALAP from the coding sequence ATGACCGAAGCCCAGTGCCCAGCTCAAGCGGCCTCGGCCGAGTCTGCGTACACGGCGGAGCAGATGCGGGAGAGCCGCACTCAGTCCGTAACCGACGCCCTGACGCGGGTCATGAACCGGCGCGCCTTCGACCGGACACTCGGGCAGGCCATCGAGGAGGCTCGAGGAAACCCGCTCTGTCTCGTCATGGTAAACATCGACCACTTCAAGCGGATCAACGACACCTTTGGGCACTTGGTGGGGAACAAGGTGTTGAGTGTGATCGCCGAACTGCTCGGCAAGGGCGTGAAGGGCCGCGACACGGTCGCCCGCTACGGGGGCGAGGAATTCGCGCTGATCCTCCCCGACACCCCCCTCGACGGAGCCCGCTCGGTGGCCGAGGCAGTGCGCAAGACCATCGAGCGCAGCCGACTGAAACGCACCGACACCGGCGAGCCCGTCGGGGTCGTCACGGTCTCCCTGGGCGTGGGCCGGCACCGGCACGGAGAGTCGGCGGAGGATCTCGTCCACCGCTGCGGCATCGCGCTCCGGCAGGCCAAGCGCAGCGGCCGCAACCGCGTCGCGCTGGCGCCCTAG